Proteins from a single region of Streptomyces glaucescens:
- a CDS encoding Fur family transcriptional regulator: MVSTDWKSDLRQRGYRLTPQRQLVLEAVDTLEHATPDDILSEVRKTASGVNISTVYRTLELLEELGLVSHAHLGHGAPTYHLADRHHHIHLVCRDCSGVIEADVDVAAEFTAKLREQFGFDTDMKHFAIFGRCEDCSHKGSSTES, from the coding sequence GTGGTGAGCACCGACTGGAAGAGCGACCTGCGGCAGCGCGGCTACCGGCTGACCCCGCAGCGGCAACTCGTGCTCGAAGCCGTGGACACCCTGGAGCACGCGACCCCCGACGACATCCTCAGCGAGGTGAGGAAGACGGCGTCGGGGGTCAACATTTCCACGGTCTACCGCACCCTGGAACTGCTGGAGGAGCTGGGGCTGGTCAGCCACGCCCACCTCGGGCACGGGGCGCCGACGTACCACCTCGCCGACCGGCACCACCACATCCACCTGGTGTGCCGGGACTGCTCCGGGGTCATCGAGGCGGATGTGGACGTGGCCGCCGAGTTCACCGCGAAGCTGCGCGAGCAGTTCGGTTTCGACACGGACATGAAGCACTTCGCGATCTTCGGCCGGTGCGAGGACTGCTCCCACAAGGGTTCAAGTACCGAGTCGTAG
- a CDS encoding YgfZ/GcvT domain-containing protein codes for MKSPLLSLPGAVPAEGVDEGVAAHYGDLFREQRALAAGTGFVDLSHRGVVTVTGEDRLSWLHLLLTQHVSELPAGEATEALILSAHGHIEHALYLVDDGETVWAHIEPGTQDALVQYLESMKFFYRVEVADRTADFAVVHLPAGSIAEAPDGVVVRQTAYGRDLFLPRERLEEYAARTGPAAGLLAYEALRVEHHRPRLGFETDHRTIPHELGWIGSAVHLQKGCYRGQETVARVQNLGKPPRRLVFLHLDGSEVHLPPAGTGIRLADEGPDGRKIGFVTTSVRHHELGPVALALVKRNVPVDARLVAGDTAAAQEVVVEP; via the coding sequence ATGAAGAGCCCCCTGCTGTCCCTGCCCGGCGCGGTCCCCGCCGAGGGCGTGGACGAAGGCGTCGCCGCCCACTACGGCGACCTGTTCCGCGAGCAGCGCGCCCTCGCCGCCGGCACCGGTTTCGTCGACCTGTCGCACCGCGGGGTCGTCACCGTCACCGGCGAGGACCGGCTGAGCTGGCTGCATCTGCTGCTCACCCAGCACGTCAGCGAACTCCCCGCGGGCGAGGCCACCGAGGCGCTGATCCTCTCCGCGCACGGCCACATCGAACACGCCCTGTACCTCGTCGACGACGGCGAGACGGTCTGGGCGCACATCGAGCCCGGCACCCAGGACGCGCTGGTCCAGTACCTGGAGTCGATGAAGTTCTTCTACCGGGTGGAGGTCGCCGACCGCACCGCGGACTTCGCCGTCGTCCACCTGCCCGCCGGTTCCATCGCCGAGGCCCCGGACGGGGTCGTCGTGCGGCAGACGGCGTACGGCCGTGACCTCTTCCTGCCGCGCGAACGCCTGGAGGAGTACGCGGCGCGGACCGGGCCCGCGGCCGGGCTGCTGGCGTACGAGGCGCTGCGCGTCGAGCACCACCGGCCGCGCCTGGGCTTCGAGACCGACCACCGGACCATCCCGCACGAGCTGGGCTGGATCGGCTCGGCCGTGCACCTGCAGAAGGGCTGCTACCGGGGACAGGAGACCGTGGCCCGGGTGCAGAACCTGGGCAAGCCGCCGCGCCGGCTGGTCTTCCTGCACCTGGACGGCAGCGAGGTGCACCTGCCCCCGGCCGGCACCGGGATCCGGCTCGCCGACGAGGGCCCCGACGGGCGGAAGATCGGCTTCGTCACCACGTCCGTACGCCACCACGAGCTGGGCCCGGTCGCCCTCGCCCTGGTGAAGCGGAACGTGCCCGTGGACGCCCGGCTGGTCGCCGGGGACACGGCGGCGGCGCAGGAAGTCGTCGTGGAGCCGTAG
- the dtd gene encoding D-aminoacyl-tRNA deacylase, whose amino-acid sequence MRAVVQRVDGASVVVDGRTVGEIVGEGLCVLVGVTHEDTEEKAAQLARKLWTLRMLQDEKSCSDIDAPLLVISQFTLYGDARKGRRPTWNAAAPGAVAEPLVDEVVARLRELGATVETGRFGAQMRVSLTNDGPFTVLLEI is encoded by the coding sequence ATGCGAGCTGTGGTGCAGAGGGTGGACGGCGCGAGCGTCGTGGTGGACGGCCGGACCGTGGGGGAGATCGTCGGCGAGGGCCTGTGCGTGCTGGTGGGGGTGACCCACGAGGACACCGAGGAGAAGGCGGCCCAGCTCGCCCGCAAGCTGTGGACCCTGCGGATGCTCCAGGACGAGAAGTCGTGCAGCGACATCGACGCCCCGCTGCTGGTGATCAGTCAGTTCACCCTCTACGGCGACGCCCGCAAGGGCCGCCGCCCCACCTGGAACGCCGCCGCGCCCGGCGCCGTGGCCGAGCCGCTGGTCGACGAGGTGGTCGCCCGGCTGCGGGAGCTGGGCGCGACGGTGGAGACGGGCCGGTTCGGCGCACAGATGCGGGTGTCGCTGACGAACGACGGCCCGTTCACCGTCCTGCTGGAGATCTGA